The following are encoded in a window of Penicillium oxalicum strain HP7-1 chromosome II, whole genome shotgun sequence genomic DNA:
- a CDS encoding tRNA-specific adenosine deaminase subunit tad2 — MDESFSVTEITPAVSENSRHARWMKAALEMGEKALEYGETPVGCVLVHNDQIVGRGMNDTNRSMNGTRHAEFLAIAEFLKSFPKSALQLTDLYVTVEPCIMCASALRQYRIRSVYFGCANDRFGGTGGVLTIHADRSIDSAYPVYGGLFQKEAIMLLRRFYIQENTKAPVPRAKRNRELNTAFDHVREITAANGVAVLPSS; from the exons ATGGACGAATCCTTCTCGGTGACTGAAATCACCCCAGCGGTGTCTGAGAACTCGAGGCACGCGCGTTGGATGAAAGCAGCTCTTGAGATG GGTGAGAAAGCCCTCGAGTACGGAGAAACCCCCGTGGGCTGTGTTCTTGTCCATAATGATCAAATCGTGGGGCGAGGCATGAATGATACCAATCGCTCAATGAAT GGCACCCGTCACGCCGAGTTTCTGGCCATCGCAGAATTCCTCAAGAGCTTTCCCAAGTCTGCTCTTCAGTTGACCGATCTTTACGTGACCGTTGAACCCTGCATTATGTGCGCGTCTGCTTTGAGACAGTACCGTATCCGAAGTGTGTACTTTGGCTGTGCCAACGACCGATTCGGAGGCACCGGAGGCGTTCTGACGATTCATGCCGA TCGCTCGATCGATTCAGCCTACCCGGTGTATGGTGGATTGTTCCAGAAGGAGGCCATTATGCTCCTTCGTCGCTTCTACATTCAAGAAAACACGAAAG CGCCTGTCCCTAGGGCAAAAAGGAATCGCGAACTCAACACTGCCTTCGATCACGTCCGCGAGATCACCGCTGCCAATGGGGTGGCTGTTTTACCTAGCTCTTAG
- a CDS encoding NADH-ubiquinone oxidoreductase: protein MASDHSSVVVPPKRVASDYPLIDSDPHLRRVFGYARPNDYAVAGAAASVSPIAFWVMERVSPSHVGRGGFSPVMRLATAIGFLGGLHVLYQRSCNRFYGFTENSREVEMDMREMVDKVKKGEPLYGTSGMSSYLQGVAARNSRYSGLFLHVLPWFNIVNHDQHGVDTAKYYQQAERELEAERLGRA, encoded by the exons ATGGCTTCCGATCACAGCTCAGTTGTTGTGCCTCCCAAGCGCGTGGCCTCTGACTATCCT CTGATTGATTCCGACCC ACACTTGCGCCGGGTATTTGGATATGCTCGTCCTAACGACTATGCGGTGGCCGGAGCCGCTGCTTCAGTCTCCCCCATTGCCTTTTGGGTCATGGAGCGAGTGAGCCCGTCGCATGTCGGCCGCGGTGGCTTCTCTCCTGTCATGCGCTTGGCGACTGCCATTGGATTCCTTGGTGGTCTTCACGTTCTGTACCAGCGCTCATGCA ACCGTTTCTATGGATTCACTGAGAACAGCCGTGAAGTGGAGATGGATATGCGTGAGATGGTggacaaggtcaagaagggaGAGCCCCTGTACGGCACATCTGGCATGTCCTCTTACCTTCAGGGTGTGGCAGCTCGTAACTCGCGTTACTCTGGGCTGTTCCTCCACGTCCTACCCTGGTTCAACATTGTCAACCACGACCAG CACGGTGTTGACACCGCCAAGTACTACCAGCAAGCGGAGCGGGAATTGGAGGCTGAGCGTTTGGGCAGAGCTTGA